One part of the Lysobacterales bacterium genome encodes these proteins:
- a CDS encoding pteridine-dependent deoxygenase translates to MFGFGAAAAERLDDPRYLRVPLQPLEAEGADTYEVWTCSEAVEPWREGHIGGGRCASLCFGTLQLNEDGAGPAATAEQAYRLLAGHRHSAAHPHLLRLWNYLDAIVEGEGDAERYRQFCVGRAEALDIPDAALPAATAIGHREGTRLLQIYWLSSTRPGSAVENPRQVPAYRYPRSYGPRAPSFARAMRADAADALPLLLSGTAAVVGHASLHHDSVVAQLRETFDNFDSLLGAARAADARIAPGFGAHSLLKVYLRDASALPELQAALARLLPADVPRLILQGDICRRELAVEIDGFHA, encoded by the coding sequence CTGTTCGGCTTCGGTGCCGCTGCAGCGGAAAGGCTCGACGATCCGCGCTACCTGCGCGTACCGCTGCAGCCGCTGGAAGCCGAGGGCGCTGACACCTACGAGGTCTGGACCTGCAGCGAAGCGGTGGAGCCTTGGCGGGAGGGGCACATCGGCGGCGGCAGATGCGCCTCGCTGTGCTTCGGCACGCTGCAGCTCAACGAGGACGGGGCCGGCCCGGCCGCCACTGCCGAACAGGCGTATCGACTGCTCGCAGGGCATCGCCACAGCGCCGCGCACCCGCATCTGCTGCGCCTGTGGAACTACCTCGACGCCATCGTCGAAGGCGAAGGTGACGCCGAGCGCTACCGGCAGTTCTGCGTCGGTCGCGCCGAGGCGCTGGACATCCCCGACGCCGCGCTGCCGGCGGCCACCGCGATCGGCCACCGCGAAGGCACGCGCCTGCTGCAGATCTACTGGCTGAGCTCCACGCGCCCGGGCTCGGCGGTGGAGAACCCGCGCCAGGTGCCGGCCTACCGCTATCCGCGCAGCTACGGCCCGCGCGCGCCCAGCTTTGCCCGCGCGATGCGCGCCGACGCCGCCGATGCCTTGCCGCTGCTGCTGTCCGGCACGGCGGCGGTGGTCGGACACGCCAGCCTGCACCACGACTCGGTGGTGGCCCAGCTGCGCGAGACCTTCGACAACTTCGACAGCCTGCTGGGTGCGGCGCGCGCCGCCGATGCGCGGATTGCGCCCGGGTTCGGCGCGCACAGCCTGCTCAAGGTCTATCTGCGCGACGCCAGCGCGCTGCCGGAGCTGCAGGCCGCGCTGGCGCGCCTGCTGCCCGCCGACGTGCCGCGCCTGATCCTGCAGGGCGATATCTGCCGCCGCGAGTTGGCGGTGGAGATCGACGGGTTCCACGCGTAG
- a CDS encoding tryptophan 7-halogenase: MSSSAARDLPEHLDVAVIGGGPAGSTAATLLARAGWRVGLFEKARHPRFHIGESLLPMNLPILERLGVLAEVEAIGVRKPAADFPADIGGYSTFDFHRALGDVPDHAFQVRRDQFDQLLFANAAAAGAEAREGVEVLGIEHLESGRSRLRLRLDGSERSLEARYVVDASGRDTLLGRQFDLKRANPRHRSAAVYAHYRGVARQPGAAAGNITIYRLPSGWMWMIPLPEDVMSIGAVCSPEYLKTRRGPLDQFLLDTILKHPDAARRMQGAERASEPEATGNYSYACGRIAGPGWVMAGDAYAFVDPIFSSGVFLAMHGAERAAALVDAVLREPAREAALQKAYHQRIDAGIGVFSWFIERFTTPVMRELFQHPRNAWQIEQAVIAMLAGNVFDDRAVLKRLRAFRVIYACTALLQKLRGERRAPTLSGSARKEAA; this comes from the coding sequence ATGAGTTCCAGCGCCGCACGCGACCTCCCTGAACACCTCGACGTCGCAGTGATCGGCGGTGGCCCCGCGGGCAGCACGGCGGCCACCCTGCTAGCGCGGGCCGGCTGGCGCGTGGGCCTGTTCGAGAAAGCCCGTCACCCGCGCTTCCACATCGGTGAAAGCCTGCTGCCAATGAACCTGCCGATTCTCGAACGCCTGGGCGTGCTGGCCGAGGTCGAGGCGATCGGCGTGCGCAAGCCGGCAGCGGATTTTCCGGCCGACATCGGCGGCTACAGCACCTTCGACTTCCATCGCGCGCTCGGCGATGTCCCCGACCACGCCTTCCAGGTGCGCCGCGACCAGTTCGACCAGCTGCTGTTCGCCAACGCGGCGGCAGCCGGCGCCGAGGCGCGCGAGGGCGTCGAAGTGCTGGGCATCGAGCATCTTGAGTCCGGGCGCTCGCGCCTGCGCCTGCGTCTCGACGGCAGCGAGCGCAGCCTGGAAGCGCGCTACGTGGTCGATGCCTCGGGTCGCGACACCCTGCTCGGCAGGCAGTTCGATCTGAAGCGGGCGAACCCGCGGCACCGCTCGGCGGCCGTGTACGCGCACTACCGCGGCGTTGCCCGGCAGCCGGGCGCGGCCGCCGGCAACATCACGATCTATCGCCTGCCGAGCGGCTGGATGTGGATGATCCCGCTGCCCGAGGACGTGATGAGCATCGGCGCGGTCTGCTCGCCCGAGTACCTCAAGACGCGGCGCGGGCCGCTGGATCAATTTCTGCTGGACACGATCCTGAAGCACCCCGACGCCGCGCGCCGCATGCAGGGCGCCGAGCGCGCGTCGGAACCTGAAGCCACCGGCAACTACAGCTATGCCTGCGGGCGCATCGCCGGGCCGGGCTGGGTGATGGCCGGCGACGCCTATGCCTTCGTCGATCCGATCTTTTCGTCGGGCGTGTTCCTCGCCATGCACGGCGCCGAGCGCGCGGCCGCGCTGGTCGACGCCGTGCTGCGCGAACCGGCCCGCGAGGCCGCGCTGCAGAAGGCTTACCACCAGCGTATCGACGCCGGCATCGGCGTGTTCAGCTGGTTCATCGAGCGCTTCACCACGCCGGTGATGCGCGAGCTGTTCCAGCACCCGCGCAATGCCTGGCAGATCGAGCAGGCGGTGATCGCCATGCTGGCCGGCAACGTGTTCGACGACCGCGCCGTGCTGAAGCGCCTGCGCGCGTTCCGCGTCATCTACGCCTGCACCGCCCTGCTGCAGAAGCTGCGCGGCGAGCGCCGTGCGCCGACGCTGTCGGGCTCGGCGCGCAAGGAGGCCGCATGA
- a CDS encoding acyl carrier protein (Involved in the biosynthetic pathways of fatty acids, phospholipids, lipopolysaccharides, and oligosaccharides) encodes MSNQSPAERELAELLIEALNLEDIEAASIDPAAPLFGDGLGLDSIDALELALAISKKYGFQLRSDNADNRRIFGSLGALSAHVQEHRTV; translated from the coding sequence ATGTCGAACCAGTCGCCCGCCGAGCGCGAGCTCGCCGAACTCCTGATCGAAGCCCTGAACCTTGAGGATATCGAGGCTGCATCGATCGACCCTGCCGCGCCGCTGTTCGGCGACGGCCTCGGCCTCGACTCGATCGACGCGCTCGAACTCGCGCTGGCGATCTCGAAGAAGTACGGCTTCCAGCTGCGTTCGGACAACGCCGACAACCGCCGCATCTTCGGCTCGCTGGGCGCGCTGTCGGCTCACGTGCAAGAGCACCGCACGGTGTGA
- a CDS encoding ketosynthase translates to MSRLLPIALALAFPLLAHASAVTASLQLATAAVACLLILVCLPLRAKPALALALFAAGAAVLALLYASGHAHLPLMLPPVLFNLAIGLYFARSLAPGRMPLIERIVRALNDGQVHDPAVPAYARAWTRAWAWILLGLAAVNAVLGLLAEPKGLLLSLGVAPPLTVPLALWSLFANLLNYLIVALVFVGEYAYRSRRFPHSDYGGFLGFMKRVGRLGPAFWRGSDAAAGSNG, encoded by the coding sequence GTGAGCCGTCTGCTGCCGATCGCACTCGCGCTGGCGTTTCCCCTGCTGGCGCATGCCTCGGCGGTGACCGCCTCGCTGCAACTCGCCACGGCGGCCGTCGCCTGCCTGCTGATCCTCGTCTGCCTGCCGCTGCGAGCGAAGCCCGCGCTGGCGCTCGCCCTTTTTGCGGCGGGCGCGGCCGTGCTTGCGCTGCTGTACGCGAGTGGGCATGCACATCTGCCGCTGATGCTGCCGCCGGTGCTGTTCAACCTCGCTATCGGCCTGTACTTCGCGCGCAGCCTTGCCCCGGGCCGTATGCCGCTGATCGAGCGCATCGTGCGGGCTCTGAATGATGGCCAGGTGCACGATCCCGCCGTGCCGGCCTACGCGCGTGCGTGGACGCGGGCCTGGGCCTGGATCCTGCTGGGCCTGGCCGCGGTGAACGCGGTGCTGGGCCTGCTCGCCGAGCCCAAGGGCCTCCTGCTCAGCCTCGGTGTCGCTCCGCCGCTGACCGTGCCCTTGGCGCTGTGGTCGCTGTTCGCCAACCTGCTCAACTACCTGATCGTGGCCCTCGTCTTTGTCGGTGAGTACGCCTATCGCAGCCGGCGTTTCCCGCACAGCGACTACGGCGGGTTTCTCGGCTTCATGAAGCGCGTGGGCCGGCTCGGGCCCGCGTTCTGGCGCGGCAGCGATGCCGCTGCGGGCTCGAACGGATGA
- a CDS encoding acyltransferase has product MSRAGEAEWQQRPEGGGRFAIWLIRSIARYGGRWLSRPLLIPITLYFLIVRGPERRASRAYLQRVLGRPATLWDCARHVHAFASTILDRVFMLSGQFRRFDLEITGLKELHDQIDLGRGVLLFGSHHGSFEALRVLSRERPDVTVRVVMDRGQNATVTQLLEALCPDIAETVIDAAQDGTAITLAIRDATEQGALVSLLVDRARGAEPVQWIDFLGSPAPFPSAHFLIAAALKVPVLICFGLYLGGRKYALHFELFDPGIELPRRERAQKLHALQERYVRRLEHFVRLAPYNWFNFYDFWRSDDPAHPHRRDTAAGQPHGDR; this is encoded by the coding sequence ATGAGCCGCGCTGGCGAGGCCGAATGGCAGCAGCGCCCCGAGGGCGGCGGGCGCTTCGCGATCTGGCTGATCCGCAGCATCGCCCGCTACGGCGGCCGCTGGCTGTCGCGGCCGCTGCTGATTCCGATCACCCTGTACTTCCTGATCGTGCGCGGGCCCGAGCGGCGTGCGTCCCGCGCCTATCTGCAGCGCGTGCTGGGCCGACCGGCCACGCTGTGGGACTGCGCTCGCCACGTGCATGCGTTCGCGTCGACCATCCTCGATCGGGTGTTCATGCTCTCCGGCCAGTTCCGCCGCTTCGATCTGGAGATCACCGGGCTGAAGGAGCTGCACGATCAGATCGATCTCGGCCGCGGCGTGCTGCTGTTCGGCTCGCACCACGGCAGCTTCGAGGCGCTGCGCGTGCTCTCCCGCGAACGCCCCGACGTGACCGTGCGGGTGGTGATGGATCGCGGTCAGAACGCCACCGTGACCCAGCTGCTGGAAGCGCTCTGCCCCGACATCGCCGAGACCGTGATCGATGCCGCCCAGGACGGCACCGCGATCACCCTGGCGATCCGCGATGCCACTGAACAGGGCGCCCTGGTCAGCCTGCTGGTCGATCGCGCCCGAGGCGCCGAGCCGGTGCAGTGGATCGATTTCCTGGGTTCGCCCGCACCGTTTCCGAGCGCGCATTTCTTGATCGCCGCGGCACTGAAGGTGCCGGTGCTGATCTGCTTCGGCCTGTATCTGGGCGGCCGGAAGTACGCCCTGCACTTCGAGCTGTTCGACCCCGGCATCGAGCTGCCGCGGCGCGAGCGCGCGCAGAAGCTGCACGCCCTGCAGGAGCGCTACGTTCGCCGGCTGGAGCACTTCGTGCGGCTGGCACCCTACAACTGGTTCAACTTCTACGACTTCTGGAGAAGCGATGACCCCGCGCATCCGCATCGCCGCGACACTGCTGCTGGCCAGCCTCACGGCGACCGCTGA
- a CDS encoding outer membrane lipoprotein carrier protein LolA — translation MTPRIRIAATLLLASLTATAEVPEIDALLAGFAQPAPARTAYFERRDSPLLTQPLLFGGELSQPAADELVKTVEGAQPERLRIAGERVEVQREGQGTRRFSLKRAPELGALAASLRALLGGDRGLLERHFAIELTPSGAGWTLDLTPTDARVARKVRGMRLHGVAGEWRCFDLDLAEDERSRMWLGPWAESARAAADEVTRDALCGTAAE, via the coding sequence ATGACCCCGCGCATCCGCATCGCCGCGACACTGCTGCTGGCCAGCCTCACGGCGACCGCTGAGGTTCCGGAGATCGACGCCCTGCTGGCGGGCTTCGCCCAGCCGGCGCCGGCGCGCACCGCTTACTTCGAGCGCCGCGATTCGCCGCTGCTGACGCAGCCCCTGCTGTTCGGCGGCGAGCTGTCGCAGCCGGCCGCCGATGAGCTGGTCAAGACCGTCGAAGGTGCGCAGCCCGAGCGCCTGCGCATCGCCGGCGAGCGCGTCGAGGTGCAGCGCGAAGGGCAGGGCACGCGCCGGTTCTCGCTGAAGCGCGCGCCCGAGCTGGGCGCGCTCGCGGCCAGCCTGCGCGCGCTGCTGGGTGGCGACCGCGGCCTGCTGGAACGGCACTTCGCGATCGAACTCACGCCGTCCGGCGCGGGCTGGACGCTCGACCTCACGCCGACCGACGCCCGCGTCGCCCGCAAGGTGCGCGGCATGCGCCTGCACGGCGTGGCCGGCGAGTGGCGCTGCTTCGATCTGGACCTGGCCGAGGACGAACGCAGCCGCATGTGGCTGGGGCCGTGGGCCGAGTCCGCACGTGCCGCCGCCGATGAAGTCACGCGCGACGCGCTCTGCGGTACGGCCGCCGAATGA
- a CDS encoding MMPL family transporter yields the protein MSAPSVGARLLRVGLWLGALALIALLALGELKLSGDLRLFMPAARTADQRLLLEQLGEGPGARLLLVALSGAEPDVLVERSRALREQLEDSAEFVWVGNGEEGLDSIPETLADYRYLLSPAVQPGAFEAPALAEALKQRQQDLASPAAALIAPLLRVDPTLETLRVLEAWTPAIEPERRDGVWFGDARGEALLLAETASPGFDPDGQTRALAALRAAHAQVLADEGEAATGALEVSGPGAFAEKIAAQTRGEASLLGSIGTAALLLLMALSYRSLSLPLLGALPLATGAVLGLSATAWLFGEVHGITLAFGLTLLGVAQDYPVHLFSHRRKGEPAAHSARLIWPTLAAGAFSSALAYLVFFFAGVDGLRQLAVLTVVGLTSAALATRFLLPGVLGELRREVGEGRLVHALQRMLARVHRMRWLALLIAAIAGLALLRPGPWWQDSLAALTPVPTELLLRDRELRQALNAPDVRWLLALRADSEEAALTRSAELMPGLRGLVEDGALGHFELAARYLPPAAVQRARQAALPEPAALRAALTEAQQGLAFRPDAFEGFLGAIERARGLPPLTSEALIGTPLELRLAGLLIRDGAETVALVQLSDLRDVEAVRAFAAAHADLNLIDLKATADSLAASWRAQVLLAMAVGAVLLAALVFIALRSLGRSTRVLLPVVLSSVVVLALLHGFGVGLTLFHLIALVLGAGLGLDYALFFERSAGAADAEAAAEQRRTLHALLVCVASTALVFGLLSFSSIPVLKALGGTVALGVAVHFVLALLLAGSRRPHTGIAP from the coding sequence ATGAGCGCACCCAGCGTCGGCGCGCGCCTGCTGCGCGTGGGCCTCTGGCTGGGCGCGCTGGCCCTGATCGCCCTGCTTGCGCTTGGCGAGCTGAAGCTGAGTGGAGACCTGCGTCTGTTCATGCCGGCCGCGCGCACCGCCGATCAACGGCTTCTGCTGGAACAGCTGGGCGAAGGTCCTGGGGCGCGTCTGCTGCTGGTCGCGCTGTCGGGCGCGGAGCCTGATGTCCTCGTCGAACGCTCGCGTGCGCTGCGCGAGCAGCTTGAAGACAGCGCCGAATTCGTCTGGGTCGGCAACGGCGAGGAGGGGCTCGATTCGATTCCCGAGACCCTGGCCGACTACCGCTACCTGCTCTCGCCCGCCGTGCAGCCCGGCGCGTTCGAGGCGCCTGCACTGGCGGAGGCCCTGAAGCAACGCCAGCAGGATCTGGCCTCGCCTGCCGCAGCCCTGATCGCGCCCCTGCTGCGTGTTGATCCCACGCTCGAAACCCTGCGCGTGCTCGAAGCCTGGACGCCAGCGATCGAGCCCGAGCGCCGGGACGGCGTGTGGTTCGGCGACGCCCGCGGTGAGGCCCTGCTGCTGGCTGAAACCGCCTCGCCGGGCTTCGACCCCGATGGCCAGACCCGCGCGCTCGCCGCCCTGCGCGCCGCGCATGCGCAGGTGCTGGCCGATGAGGGAGAGGCTGCGACCGGCGCGCTCGAAGTGAGCGGCCCCGGCGCGTTCGCTGAGAAAATCGCGGCACAGACCCGCGGCGAGGCCAGCCTGCTTGGATCCATCGGCACGGCCGCTCTGCTGCTGCTGATGGCCCTGTCCTACCGCAGCCTGAGTCTGCCCCTGCTGGGCGCGCTGCCGCTGGCCACCGGCGCTGTGCTCGGGCTCTCGGCCACGGCCTGGCTGTTCGGTGAAGTCCACGGCATCACGCTTGCCTTTGGTCTGACCCTGCTGGGCGTGGCTCAGGATTATCCGGTCCATCTGTTCAGCCATCGACGCAAAGGCGAGCCCGCCGCGCACAGCGCGCGCCTGATCTGGCCGACCTTGGCCGCAGGCGCGTTCTCCAGCGCGCTGGCTTATCTGGTGTTCTTCTTCGCTGGCGTCGACGGCCTGCGCCAGCTGGCCGTGCTGACCGTGGTTGGCCTGACCAGCGCGGCGCTGGCGACGCGCTTCCTGCTGCCCGGCGTGCTGGGGGAGTTGCGCCGCGAAGTCGGCGAGGGGCGGCTGGTGCACGCGCTGCAGCGGATGCTGGCCCGTGTGCATCGCATGCGCTGGCTGGCCCTGTTGATCGCGGCAATCGCAGGGCTCGCCCTGCTGCGCCCCGGCCCCTGGTGGCAGGACAGCCTGGCCGCACTGACGCCGGTGCCCACCGAACTGTTGCTGCGCGATCGCGAACTGCGGCAGGCCCTGAACGCGCCCGACGTGCGCTGGCTGCTGGCCCTGCGTGCGGACAGCGAAGAGGCTGCGCTCACCCGCAGCGCCGAGCTGATGCCCGGCCTGCGGGGTCTGGTCGAGGACGGCGCGCTCGGCCACTTCGAGCTGGCCGCGCGCTACCTGCCGCCGGCCGCGGTGCAGCGCGCGCGCCAGGCTGCGCTGCCTGAACCTGCCGCGCTGCGCGCGGCGTTGACGGAAGCGCAGCAGGGTCTGGCCTTCCGGCCGGATGCCTTCGAGGGCTTCCTCGGCGCGATCGAGCGTGCGCGTGGCCTGCCGCCGCTGACGTCCGAAGCTCTGATCGGCACGCCGCTGGAGCTTCGCCTCGCCGGCCTGCTGATCCGCGATGGTGCGGAGACGGTGGCGCTGGTGCAGCTCTCCGACCTGCGCGATGTCGAGGCCGTGCGCGCTTTCGCCGCCGCGCATGCCGATCTCAACCTGATCGACCTGAAGGCCACGGCGGATTCGCTGGCGGCGAGCTGGCGCGCGCAGGTGCTGCTGGCGATGGCGGTCGGCGCCGTGTTGCTCGCGGCGCTGGTCTTCATTGCGCTGCGATCGCTCGGGCGCAGTACTCGCGTGCTGCTGCCGGTGGTGCTGTCCAGTGTCGTGGTCTTGGCCCTGCTGCACGGGTTTGGCGTGGGGCTCACCCTGTTCCATCTGATTGCGCTGGTCCTCGGCGCCGGGTTGGGCCTCGACTACGCCCTGTTCTTCGAGCGCAGCGCTGGTGCTGCAGATGCCGAAGCCGCGGCCGAGCAGCGGCGTACCCTGCATGCGCTGCTGGTCTGCGTGGCCTCGACTGCGCTGGTCTTCGGCCTGCTGTCGTTCTCCAGCATTCCGGTGCTGAAGGCGCTCGGCGGCACGGTGGCGCTGGGCGTTGCCGTTCACTTCGTCCTGGCCCTGCTGCTGGCCGGCAGCCGCCGACCCCACACCGGGATTGCGCCATGA
- a CDS encoding phosphotransferase → MKLPATRAEIERLIPHAGGMCLLERVLAFDDSGLHAQSEAHRDPAHPLRCDGRLSALHLCEYGAQAMAVHGGLLAAREGRSAPPGLLVSLRGVELAREFIDELPGPLDVYAQEVADSGAGWQCSFRIEHAGEVLATGRAAVLRRDP, encoded by the coding sequence ATGAAACTGCCGGCCACCCGTGCAGAAATCGAACGATTGATCCCGCACGCCGGCGGCATGTGCCTGCTGGAGCGCGTGCTGGCTTTCGACGACAGCGGTCTGCATGCGCAGAGCGAGGCCCATCGCGACCCCGCACATCCGCTGCGCTGCGACGGCCGGCTGTCGGCCCTGCATCTCTGTGAATACGGCGCCCAGGCTATGGCCGTGCACGGCGGCCTGCTGGCCGCACGCGAGGGCCGCAGCGCGCCGCCCGGCCTTCTGGTCTCGCTGCGCGGGGTCGAGCTTGCCCGAGAGTTCATCGACGAGCTGCCGGGGCCGCTGGATGTGTACGCGCAGGAGGTCGCCGACAGCGGTGCGGGCTGGCAGTGCAGCTTCCGCATCGAGCATGCGGGCGAGGTGCTCGCCACGGGCCGCGCAGCGGTACTGCGCCGCGATCCATAG
- the fabG gene encoding 3-oxoacyl-ACP reductase FabG, with the protein MTTPKRALVTGGSGDLGSAICRSLAEAGHHVYVHANSGLDRAQALVDELCAAGHSAEAIAFDVADAAACAHATAKMLETGPIQIIVNNAGIHDDAPMAGMSEAQWKRVIDVSLHGFFHVTQPLLLPMARTRWGRVISISSVAAVLGNRGQTNYAAAKAGLHGATLSLAREMASRGITANVVAPGVIAGRMAADAFPPEMIKATVPAGRAGRPEEVAAVVAFLASEGASYVNGQVIGVNGGMG; encoded by the coding sequence ATGACCACCCCAAAACGCGCCCTCGTCACTGGCGGCAGCGGCGATCTCGGCAGCGCCATCTGCCGATCACTCGCCGAGGCCGGCCACCATGTCTACGTCCACGCCAACAGCGGCCTCGATCGCGCGCAGGCGCTGGTCGATGAACTTTGCGCGGCAGGGCATTCCGCCGAGGCGATCGCTTTCGACGTTGCCGACGCCGCGGCCTGCGCCCACGCCACCGCGAAGATGCTCGAAACCGGCCCCATCCAGATCATCGTCAACAACGCCGGCATCCACGACGATGCGCCGATGGCCGGGATGAGCGAAGCGCAGTGGAAGCGCGTCATCGACGTCAGCCTGCACGGCTTCTTCCACGTCACCCAGCCGCTGCTGCTGCCGATGGCGCGCACGCGCTGGGGCCGCGTCATCAGCATTTCCTCGGTGGCGGCCGTGCTCGGCAACCGTGGCCAGACCAACTACGCCGCCGCCAAGGCCGGCCTGCACGGCGCCACGCTGTCGCTGGCCCGCGAGATGGCCAGCCGCGGCATCACCGCCAACGTGGTCGCGCCGGGTGTCATCGCCGGGCGCATGGCGGCGGATGCGTTTCCGCCCGAGATGATCAAGGCCACCGTGCCTGCGGGGCGCGCGGGTCGACCCGAGGAAGTCGCAGCGGTGGTGGCCTTCCTCGCGTCGGAGGGCGCGTCGTATGTGAACGGGCAGGTGATAGGGGTCAACGGTGGGATGGGGTGA
- a CDS encoding tetratricopeptide repeat protein: MDFELNIALYSEADACFRKGRYREALRLFKRAARADPLDSDCWFAIGSCLDALNRPTRAETAYLKALSMAPEEDHPALYFNIGNALLDQQRFEAAESWYARVPAEHEVFVRADRNRRLAESMAKRST, from the coding sequence GTGGACTTCGAACTGAACATCGCGCTGTATTCGGAGGCGGACGCGTGCTTTCGCAAGGGCCGGTATCGTGAAGCCTTGCGTCTGTTCAAGCGCGCAGCGCGGGCGGATCCGCTCGACAGCGACTGCTGGTTTGCGATTGGTAGCTGCCTTGATGCGCTGAATCGCCCGACTCGGGCCGAGACTGCCTACCTGAAGGCGCTGTCGATGGCGCCTGAGGAAGACCATCCCGCCCTGTACTTCAACATTGGCAACGCGCTGCTTGACCAGCAGCGTTTCGAAGCAGCGGAGAGCTGGTACGCGAGGGTTCCTGCCGAGCACGAAGTCTTCGTGCGCGCCGACCGCAATCGGCGGCTGGCGGAATCCATGGCGAAGCGCTCTACGTAG
- a CDS encoding tryptophan 7-halogenase codes for MNAITAQTADDVLILGGGLAGLTLALQLKQRDADTRIRVIERRAHPVPEAAFKIGESTVEIAANYFGDVLGLREHLDQEHIVKFGFRFFFSEGHSAPDRCAELGASKSLPTGAWQIDRGRFENFLAERAQALGVEFIDGASVKQIDLSEDDSAHRVEWERAGERSTAQARWVVDASGRAGLIKRKLGLAEDNGHKANAVWFRVKGMIDPHDWSANADWLSRCTPPERWRSTNHLVGPGYWVWLIPLSSGSHSVGIVCDAEMHPLETMNSFEKAMDWLSVHQPRVHQAIEPMRGELQDFAFFRNFSYGCKQVFSANRWALTGEAGVFLDPFYSPGSDFIAISNTYISRLIEKDRADEAWQPYAGVYEQLYFSFYESTLAMYRGQYGLFGDAQLMPLKVLWDYSYYWGVLAALFFGRRIDDLTTLSRLKPELAEAKALNFALQDLFQRWCAANARPHAAVDSSAFLDQARLGWFAELNRALRDPLDDAAFKARMRSNLECLRRLAGELLALARDTHPTLDVSALEALLANAPVADSSDTLLTPEWKGAA; via the coding sequence ATGAACGCCATCACCGCGCAGACAGCTGACGATGTCCTGATCCTGGGCGGCGGCCTCGCCGGCCTCACGCTCGCCCTGCAGCTGAAGCAGCGCGACGCCGACACCCGCATCCGCGTGATCGAGCGGCGCGCGCATCCGGTGCCGGAGGCCGCCTTCAAGATCGGCGAGAGCACGGTCGAGATCGCCGCCAACTACTTCGGCGACGTGCTCGGCCTGCGCGAGCATCTGGATCAGGAACACATCGTCAAGTTCGGTTTCCGCTTCTTCTTTTCCGAAGGCCACTCAGCACCGGACCGCTGCGCTGAACTCGGCGCCAGCAAATCGCTTCCGACCGGCGCCTGGCAGATCGACCGCGGCCGCTTCGAGAACTTCCTCGCCGAGCGCGCGCAGGCGCTGGGGGTCGAGTTCATCGACGGCGCATCGGTCAAGCAGATTGATCTCAGCGAAGACGACAGCGCGCACCGCGTCGAGTGGGAGCGCGCCGGCGAACGCAGCACGGCGCAGGCACGCTGGGTGGTGGATGCCAGCGGCCGCGCAGGGCTCATCAAGCGGAAATTGGGCTTGGCCGAGGACAACGGCCACAAGGCCAATGCGGTGTGGTTCCGGGTGAAGGGCATGATCGATCCGCACGACTGGTCGGCCAACGCCGACTGGCTGAGCCGCTGCACGCCGCCCGAGCGCTGGCGCAGCACCAATCATCTCGTCGGCCCCGGCTACTGGGTCTGGCTGATCCCGCTGTCCTCGGGCTCGCATTCGGTGGGCATCGTCTGCGATGCCGAGATGCACCCGCTGGAGACGATGAACAGCTTCGAGAAGGCGATGGACTGGCTGTCCGTGCACCAGCCGCGCGTGCATCAGGCCATCGAGCCGATGCGCGGCGAGCTTCAGGACTTCGCCTTCTTCCGCAACTTCTCCTACGGCTGCAAGCAGGTGTTCAGCGCGAACCGCTGGGCGCTCACCGGCGAGGCGGGCGTCTTCCTCGATCCGTTCTATTCACCCGGCAGCGACTTCATCGCGATCAGCAACACCTACATCAGCCGGCTGATCGAGAAGGACCGCGCGGACGAAGCCTGGCAGCCCTATGCCGGCGTCTACGAGCAGCTCTACTTCAGCTTCTACGAAAGCACCCTGGCCATGTACCGCGGCCAGTACGGCCTGTTCGGCGACGCCCAGCTGATGCCGCTCAAGGTGCTGTGGGACTACAGCTACTACTGGGGCGTGCTCGCCGCGTTGTTCTTCGGCCGCCGCATCGATGACCTCACGACGCTGTCGCGACTCAAGCCCGAACTGGCCGAAGCCAAGGCGCTCAACTTCGCCCTGCAGGATCTCTTCCAGCGCTGGTGCGCGGCGAATGCGCGACCGCACGCGGCGGTGGACTCCTCGGCCTTCCTGGATCAGGCGCGGCTGGGCTGGTTCGCCGAGTTGAACCGTGCGCTGCGTGATCCGCTCGACGATGCGGCCTTCAAGGCGCGGATGCGTTCGAATCTCGAGTGCCTGCGACGGCTCGCTGGCGAGTTGCTGGCGCTGGCTCGCGACACCCATCCCACGCTCGATGTGTCGGCGCTGGAAGCGCTGCTGGCGAATGCGCCCGTCGCGGATTCGAGTGACACACTGCTGACGCCGGAGTGGAAAGGCGCCGCATAG